Genomic window (Alnus glutinosa chromosome 9, dhAlnGlut1.1, whole genome shotgun sequence):
TAATCATTATAAACATTGCATGttttttattgtcatttttgcattataaaacactttttaagtTTTGTTATCAAACATCAATAACATCCAGGATAACTAAAAAAAGCTCTCTAAAATACCAGCCGCTTTTAAAGTAGTTCTTGAATTATCAAGTGTACTAATATaaccctccaaactatcaaagaGTATTAAAAAAGCtaattttatcgaaatattcttataatactaTTGCCACGtatcatatatttaattaaaaaaaaattaaaacaatttaaaaattaaaattaaaattaaaaaatattaaaaagaactaaaaataaaataaaaaatatgaaggggCGGTTATTAAACAGCATTTTAGTAGAAGCACTTTTGACAAAAACTCACACACAAAAACTCTATGAACAAAAGCATTTATTTCTCAATGCAATTACAAACAAACCCTTAATAGAGTTTGTTTAACGgtgatttttgttgattttattaaaaatttaaagaaaaaattaagtatAAAAATGTCATCGGGCGGAGTGCTCTACCTAAGCAAGACTTTTGAAAGATCAACACCTTTTATAGGATAGTTTTGTCGATgcatggaaaataaaataaaataataataattcaggCGAAGGGTATCAAAGTCATTtcatcatataaaaaattaaaaataacagaCCCGAAGCCCTAGCTGTGACGTGCCTATCGTCTATAAATAGCAAGCAAAGCACTTACATACCCTCGAATCCTCTCTTTGTTATCGCTTGGCTCGCTTGGCTCTTCTCGCTGTTGCGGCAAAGGTCTCTCTTACGAGGTGAGCAATCTGCTCGCAATTTACGCTTCGATTCTTCACCGTTTGCTGTTGTTATAGATTAGTTTTTCGCTGGTTGATTCTGAGATGTTCCGACTGAGATTCTGGTTGCtgaacatacatatatatatatatgcatgtattggatttctaaattatattttgttaactgTTTGGTTTCTTCTTTAGTTTCTGAGCGGATTGATCTCTACCTTGTTTAGCTTCTCGTTTATTAATCTCGTATTAGATCGGAATATGAAATTCGATTGTGAAGATTTCAACTCAgctgagaaaagaaaaatatttgataaCGCTTTGACTTGGGTTCCCAAATTTATCGGGAAAAGTCATAGTTAGTAGATGTATTTGATTTGTGCTAACGATTTCGGTATTCTCCTATTCCtaagcataaattttttttttttgtagaaagcGTTAAAGTTTGTCACTGATTGTtcggttttcttttcttttgggtatAGATCCAATtttagagttctaattggatgagtttattattctttttctgtttgatatttttttgtagCTCGTTGACAATCCTCGGACTGCATCTTATTTACTTGAATTTGAAGTTCTAATTGATCATAACTTCTTAATTGGTTGTCTAATTTCTTGGTACTTGTACCTCTGTACTTATTAGGCTTTTCTGGTTTTGACTCCTTTGGCTTATCTGTGGTTAGTTCTTTGATGCTTATCTGGCTTTTGTAACAGCATCTTCTAGAATTCTAATATGGGTAAGGAGAAGTTTCACATCAACATTGTGGTCATTGGCCACGTCGACTCTGGGAAGTCCACAACCACCGGGCACTTGATCTATAAGCTTGGAGGTATTGACAAGCGTGTTATTGAGAGGTTCGAGAAGGAGGCTGCTGAGATGAACAAGAGGTCATTCAAGTATGCCTGGGTGTTGGACAAGCTCAAGGCCGAACGTGAACGTGGTATTACCATTGACATTGCCTTGTGGAAGTTTGAGACTACCAAGTACTACTGCACTGTCATTGATGCTCCTGGACACCGTGACTTTATCAAGAACATGATCACTGGTACCTCACAGGCTGACTGTGCCGTCCTCATTATTGACTCCACCACTGGTGGTTTTGAAGCTGGTATTTCCAAGGACGGTCAGACCCGTGAGCATGCATTACTTGCTTTTACCCTTGGTGTGAGGCAGATGATTTGCTGCTGCAACAAGGTTAGCTCTATGATTTATAAATTGCAATGAATACTTACGGTCACTTATGGTTGCAAGTGCCAAATGTGCCTTTTACTAATGTTGCTTTTGTATGTAGATGGATGCTACAACCCCCAAGTACTCCAAGGCAAGGTATGAGGAAATCGTTAAGGAAGTCTCATCCTATCTGAAGAAGGTTGGGTACAACCCTGACAAGATCCCCTTTGTCCCCATCTCTGGTTTTGAGGGTGACAACATGATTGAGAGGTCTACAAACCTCGACTGGTACAAGGGCCCCACCCTCCTTGAGGCTCTTGACTTGCTCTCGGAGCCCAAGAGGCCATCAGACAAGCCCCTCCGTCTCCCACTCCAGGATGTCTACAAGATTGGCGGTATTGGAACTGTCCCTGTTGGACGTGTTGAGACAGGTATCATCAAGCCTGGTATGGTTGTGACCTTTGGGCCTACTGGACTGACAACTGAAGTCAAGTCCGTTGAGATGCACCATGAAGCTCTCCTGGAGGCCCTTCCTGGTGACAACGTTGGGTTCAACGTGAAGAATGTTGCTGTGAAGGATCTCAAGCGTGGTTTTGTTGCTTCCAACTCCAAGGATGATCCTGCCAAGGAGGCTGCCAACTTCACCTCCCAGGTCATCATCATGAACCATCCCGGTCAGATTGGTAATGGTTATGCTCCAGTGCTCGACTGCCACACCTGCCACATTGCCGTGAAGTTTGCCGAGCTGGTGACCAAGATTGACAGGCGATCTGGTAAGGAGATAGAGAAGGAGCCTAAGTTTTTGAAGAATGGTGATGCAGGGATCGTGAAGATGATTCCCACCAAGCCCATGGTGGTGGAGACTTTCTCCGAGTATCCTCCACTTGGTCGGTTTGCCGTGAGGGACATGCGCCAGACTGTGGCTGTTGGAGTCATAAAGGGTGtagagaagaaggatccaagtGGTGCAAAGGTCACCAAGTCTGCAGCTAAGAAGAAGTGAACCGTGCTGGTTCTTCATATGCAGATTTCTGCAGATCATGCCTACTTTCACATTGACAGTAGTTATGATAAAGACTTGGTAATTGTCAGTACGGCTTTGGCATGTTTGCTTTATTTCGTATGTCATAGTTTTATACCTTCGTTGTTGGGTACCCGGTCTCAGAATTGGGTGCTTGATAGGCGGTGGCATGATACCATGGCATAGTCTTTCAAgttatttgtgtttgtttttctgtatttttgtGTCGAGGTGCTTCAGTTTTTCTGAGTCGGCTCAAAAGTTTTGTCATTGTGTTGTTTCGGTCGTAGTTATAAACAATTTTCTGTAGTTTTTAATTATGTTAATGCAAATTTCATCTATGACTTACCTTAATTTATGAGGAGAATGATGAATCGTCTAGTACGTACTTGATTTTGAGCTGCCGTCTACTATAATCGGGAGCTGCCCCCTTCTACAATTACTAGATTTTGAGCATAAGTGAGCTGTTTGTGGGAGGATCTAAGTTTATCAATTGAAAGGCCATGGCATCTGGAGGATGTATGACAATAAATTGTTTGTTGTGCTTTTAAGAAATTAAGATAAACCCTTTCtgttttttgttaatttctatCTAATTCACattatttacaattttgttAGTCAACTTCTTTCAGTTTTGTTGTTTATTATCGGACGGATACTTTTGCGTCATTTTTGGCTTCATTACTATGTGTACGTTGAAATATGTTGT
Coding sequences:
- the LOC133877049 gene encoding elongation factor 1-alpha, translated to MGKEKFHINIVVIGHVDSGKSTTTGHLIYKLGGIDKRVIERFEKEAAEMNKRSFKYAWVLDKLKAERERGITIDIALWKFETTKYYCTVIDAPGHRDFIKNMITGTSQADCAVLIIDSTTGGFEAGISKDGQTREHALLAFTLGVRQMICCCNKMDATTPKYSKARYEEIVKEVSSYLKKVGYNPDKIPFVPISGFEGDNMIERSTNLDWYKGPTLLEALDLLSEPKRPSDKPLRLPLQDVYKIGGIGTVPVGRVETGIIKPGMVVTFGPTGLTTEVKSVEMHHEALLEALPGDNVGFNVKNVAVKDLKRGFVASNSKDDPAKEAANFTSQVIIMNHPGQIGNGYAPVLDCHTCHIAVKFAELVTKIDRRSGKEIEKEPKFLKNGDAGIVKMIPTKPMVVETFSEYPPLGRFAVRDMRQTVAVGVIKGVEKKDPSGAKVTKSAAKKK